In Chthonomonadales bacterium, the following proteins share a genomic window:
- a CDS encoding ester cyclase, translating to MAHESNKALVSEFVSRVLSNHHLDAVDQLVAADFTELDPLPGQRQGRDGLKEVLAGLLAAFPDMNWTVHEQIAEDEMVVTRFAWTGTHRGAFLGIAPTGRNVAVKGVVIDRVVAGRMQESRILMDTLGLMQQLGVVPME from the coding sequence ATGGCTCACGAATCCAACAAGGCACTGGTCTCCGAGTTCGTGTCGCGGGTGCTCAGCAACCACCACCTCGACGCCGTGGACCAGTTGGTGGCGGCGGACTTCACGGAGCTGGACCCGCTGCCGGGCCAGCGGCAGGGGAGGGACGGGCTCAAGGAGGTTCTTGCGGGGCTGCTCGCCGCGTTCCCCGACATGAACTGGACGGTGCACGAGCAGATCGCCGAGGACGAGATGGTGGTCACTCGTTTCGCGTGGACCGGCACGCATCGCGGCGCGTTTCTTGGCATCGCGCCCACCGGCAGGAACGTAGCGGTGAAGGGTGTCGTCATCGACAGGGTAGTTGCCGGCCGAATGCAGGAAAGCCGCATCCTGATGGACACGCTCGGACTGATGCAGCAACTCGGTGTCGTTCCGATGGAATAG
- a CDS encoding alpha/beta hydrolase has translation MRRDRCVNLVIAASALIGVLGLGPRGSGPEPTPLWPGPAPGAKGTGPEDVPTVAVFRPDPARANGIAVIVCPGGGYAGHAEHEAEPIARWLNSTGALAVVLRYRLGPRYLHPAMLQDAQRAIRLARARAAEWRVNPHRIGILGFSAGGHLASTAATHFDGGDPAATDPLERLSSRPDFAVLIYPVVSMEPPLGHPGSRANLLGTDPPAGLVRSLSNETQVTRETPPVFLVHGADDEAVPVENSLVFAAACRKAGVPFELHVFAHGPHGFGLGGSDPSLSRWPELCAAWMRRLSAQAP, from the coding sequence GTGCGAAGGGACCGTTGCGTGAACCTGGTAATCGCTGCAAGCGCCCTCATCGGGGTGCTCGGACTCGGACCGCGGGGGTCCGGACCCGAGCCCACCCCGCTATGGCCGGGGCCCGCCCCGGGCGCGAAAGGGACCGGTCCCGAGGACGTGCCAACGGTGGCGGTCTTCCGGCCAGACCCGGCGCGCGCCAACGGCATCGCTGTCATCGTCTGCCCGGGCGGCGGCTATGCCGGCCACGCCGAGCACGAGGCCGAGCCGATCGCCCGATGGCTCAACTCCACGGGCGCGCTGGCGGTCGTGCTCCGCTACCGGCTCGGGCCGCGGTACCTTCACCCGGCGATGCTCCAGGACGCCCAGCGCGCCATTCGCCTCGCCCGCGCGCGCGCCGCCGAGTGGCGCGTGAACCCGCATCGCATCGGCATTCTGGGCTTCTCGGCCGGCGGGCACCTCGCCTCGACCGCCGCCACCCACTTCGACGGCGGCGACCCGGCCGCGACTGACCCGCTCGAGCGCCTGAGCTCCCGACCGGACTTCGCCGTGCTGATCTATCCGGTCGTCAGCATGGAGCCGCCGCTCGGCCATCCGGGTTCGCGCGCGAACCTGCTGGGCACGGACCCGCCGGCAGGGTTGGTTCGGTCGCTGAGCAACGAGACGCAGGTGACGCGGGAGACGCCACCGGTGTTCCTCGTCCATGGCGCCGACGACGAGGCGGTGCCGGTCGAGAACTCCCTGGTGTTCGCGGCGGCCTGCCGCAAGGCCGGCGTGCCCTTCGAGTTGCACGTCTTCGCGCATGGGCCGCACGGCTTTGGCCTGGGTGGCAGCGACCCCTCGCTGTCTCGCTGGCCGGAGCTCTGCGCCGCCTGGATGCGCCGCCTGTCGGCGCAGGCGCCGTAG
- a CDS encoding sigma-70 family RNA polymerase sigma factor yields MALCYECARRGEPRAVESVAGALRARIERMAAHYARRSAQDADDLQQEAWLGVLEALPDLDVTIGVPEGFLLQRARWRLLDSLRRSRRAAALTLDEVGEVAAAHDEGRGIDERLVVMDFVRGLPEVQRAIVACLVAGYSWRETGKALGCTSANVAYHMRGIRKRYAAHFGAGDGATAHVGGEPAATTPRSSRPSARRPRASP; encoded by the coding sequence ATGGCCCTGTGCTATGAGTGTGCCCGCCGCGGCGAGCCGCGAGCGGTCGAGTCGGTCGCGGGCGCGCTGCGCGCCCGCATCGAGCGGATGGCGGCCCACTACGCGCGGCGCAGCGCGCAGGACGCCGATGACTTGCAGCAGGAGGCATGGCTGGGGGTACTGGAGGCGCTCCCGGACCTTGACGTGACCATCGGCGTGCCGGAGGGCTTCCTCCTTCAGCGCGCCCGCTGGCGCCTGCTCGACTCGCTGCGCCGGTCGCGGCGCGCCGCCGCGCTCACACTGGATGAGGTGGGGGAGGTGGCGGCGGCGCACGACGAGGGCCGTGGCATCGACGAGCGCCTCGTCGTGATGGACTTCGTCCGGGGCCTGCCCGAGGTCCAGCGCGCCATCGTCGCCTGCCTTGTGGCCGGCTACTCGTGGCGCGAGACGGGGAAGGCGCTCGGCTGCACGTCGGCCAACGTCGCCTACCACATGCGCGGGATCCGGAAGCGGTACGCCGCGCATTTCGGCGCGGGCGACGGCGCCACGGCGCACGTGGGCGGCGAGCCCGCCGCGACTACGCCCAGGTCGTCTCGTCCCTCGGCGCGGCGGCCTCGGGCATCTCCCTGA
- a CDS encoding SEC-C domain-containing protein, producing the protein MVDWLRRLVDSNERDIARYRAVVERVNALEPEVERLSNAQFRGKTDEFRAQVQNGWQSGLDAMRSDGLSDTEVRDRSRKALDEILDAVLPEAFAVVREAARRTLGQRAYDVQLIGGMAAHDGRIAELKTGEGKTLMATLPLYLNALAGRGAHLVTANDYLSKVGAVWMGPVYDLLGMSVGIIQGQSPETGDEGGSYIYDPTYEDPDPRFTFCRPISRREAYACDVTYGTNNEFGFDYLRDNMAFHADDLSMRELHYAIIDEVDSILIDEARTPLIISGFVDQDTSMYYKVDRVIRQLRGGKDSKTQQERDDPNADRNNPNIHYLVDEKAKTVAPSDAGVQRIEAMLGVRNLADDPQMMHYVTAAMKAQALFRKDIDYVVRDGEIIIVDEFTGRLMFGRRYSDGLHQAIEAKEGVEIKHESQTLATITFQNLFRLYLKLAGMTGTAKTEEDEFRKIYGLDVVVVPTNRPMVRADRPDVIYKVQEHKFRGIAAEILRLYAKQQPVLVGTRSIEMSEKVSSRITYDSLQVLCMVSIIRARMEASKMDKAQREKWNESLNQNLDALTVGKLTPMIRELGLPSDPLNEANEREILQLLELEANEETLANLDEALRHGIPHNVLNAKYHEKEAIIIAEAGRKGAITIATNMAGRGVDILLGGKPQDQQLPPGQDTSLTPEPAAVNGVAADEAKPDVEGAGPEGGEGEEAPAVVLLSYRRGGKRSVLDTVTTLTPEEHSRAADEVRAVGGLFILGTERHESRRIDNQLRGRSGRQGDPGESRFFVSLEDELWRLFGDRSQHPLLRTWPEDQMMDARILSRMIERAQKKVEEHHFEMRNHVLKYDDVRNKQREVIYAERRRVLRGADLRETILGFLRHTVSDAVRMFCSEAAAAQDWDLDELYNGLDQYFPLSRYAQPSDLTGRSRADVEDFLLELVEKAYADKESELVEAFGDESAMRELERRVALQVVNQKWMEHLANMDYLQEGINLRGYGQQDPLVVYNKEAFEMFEDMQHSIQDEIARFMFHVQPVVETRPRPRQYTPLPADDGGQASTAGVAGPRAQRKLGRNDACWCGSGKKYKHCHYPD; encoded by the coding sequence ATGGTAGACTGGCTCCGCAGGCTAGTGGACAGCAACGAGCGCGACATTGCGCGCTACCGGGCCGTCGTGGAGCGCGTCAACGCGCTGGAGCCCGAGGTCGAGCGCCTCAGCAACGCGCAGTTTCGCGGGAAGACCGACGAGTTTCGCGCCCAGGTGCAAAACGGCTGGCAGAGCGGACTGGATGCGATGCGGAGCGACGGGCTCTCCGACACCGAGGTCCGCGACCGATCGCGCAAGGCCCTGGACGAGATCCTGGACGCCGTCCTGCCCGAGGCGTTCGCCGTGGTGCGCGAGGCCGCGCGGCGCACGCTGGGGCAGAGGGCCTACGACGTGCAGCTCATCGGCGGCATGGCGGCGCATGACGGCCGCATCGCCGAGCTGAAGACCGGCGAGGGCAAGACGCTGATGGCGACTCTGCCCCTCTACCTGAACGCGCTCGCGGGCCGCGGCGCCCACCTGGTCACCGCCAACGACTACCTCTCCAAGGTTGGCGCCGTATGGATGGGACCCGTCTACGACCTGCTCGGCATGTCGGTCGGTATCATCCAGGGTCAGAGCCCCGAGACCGGCGACGAGGGCGGCTCCTACATCTACGATCCGACCTATGAGGACCCGGACCCGCGCTTCACCTTCTGCCGGCCCATCTCGCGCCGCGAGGCCTACGCCTGCGACGTGACCTATGGCACGAACAACGAGTTCGGCTTCGACTACCTCCGCGACAACATGGCGTTCCACGCCGACGATCTGTCGATGCGCGAGTTGCACTACGCGATCATCGACGAGGTCGACAGCATCCTGATCGACGAGGCCCGCACGCCGCTGATCATCTCCGGCTTCGTCGACCAGGACACGAGCATGTACTACAAGGTCGACCGGGTCATCCGACAACTCCGCGGCGGCAAGGACTCCAAGACACAGCAGGAGCGCGACGACCCCAACGCCGACCGCAATAACCCCAACATCCACTATCTCGTCGACGAGAAGGCGAAGACCGTAGCGCCAAGCGATGCCGGCGTGCAGCGGATCGAGGCCATGCTGGGCGTGCGCAACCTGGCCGACGATCCACAGATGATGCACTACGTGACGGCGGCCATGAAGGCGCAGGCCCTCTTCCGCAAGGACATCGATTACGTCGTGCGGGACGGCGAGATCATCATCGTTGACGAGTTCACCGGACGCCTCATGTTCGGTCGGCGCTACTCCGACGGTCTCCACCAGGCCATCGAGGCCAAGGAAGGGGTGGAGATCAAGCACGAGTCCCAGACGCTGGCGACGATCACGTTCCAGAACCTGTTTCGGCTCTACCTAAAGCTGGCCGGCATGACCGGCACCGCCAAAACGGAGGAGGACGAGTTCCGCAAGATCTACGGCCTCGACGTTGTCGTGGTGCCCACGAACCGGCCGATGGTGCGTGCCGATCGGCCGGACGTCATCTACAAGGTACAGGAGCACAAGTTTCGCGGCATTGCGGCCGAGATCCTGCGCCTCTACGCCAAGCAGCAGCCGGTGCTTGTAGGTACGCGCTCCATCGAGATGTCGGAGAAGGTCTCGAGCCGAATCACCTACGACAGCCTGCAGGTGCTCTGTATGGTCTCCATCATTCGGGCCCGGATGGAGGCCTCCAAGATGGACAAGGCACAGCGCGAGAAGTGGAACGAGTCGCTGAACCAGAACCTGGACGCGCTCACGGTGGGCAAGCTGACACCGATGATCCGGGAGCTTGGCCTGCCGTCGGACCCGCTCAACGAGGCCAACGAGCGCGAGATCCTCCAGTTACTCGAGCTCGAGGCCAACGAGGAGACGCTGGCCAACCTCGACGAGGCGCTGCGCCACGGCATCCCGCACAACGTGCTCAACGCCAAGTACCACGAGAAAGAGGCCATCATCATCGCCGAGGCGGGCCGCAAGGGCGCCATCACCATCGCGACCAACATGGCCGGCCGCGGCGTCGACATCCTGCTGGGCGGCAAGCCGCAGGACCAGCAGCTCCCGCCCGGACAGGACACGTCGCTGACGCCCGAGCCGGCCGCCGTCAATGGAGTTGCGGCGGATGAGGCGAAGCCGGACGTCGAGGGCGCCGGCCCCGAGGGAGGCGAGGGCGAGGAGGCGCCGGCCGTGGTGCTGCTCTCCTACCGGCGCGGCGGCAAGCGCAGCGTGCTGGACACGGTGACCACTCTGACGCCCGAGGAGCACTCGCGCGCCGCCGATGAGGTCCGCGCCGTCGGAGGCCTGTTCATCCTGGGCACCGAGCGCCACGAGAGCCGCCGGATCGACAACCAGCTTCGCGGGCGGTCCGGCCGCCAGGGCGATCCCGGCGAGAGCCGCTTCTTCGTCTCGCTCGAGGATGAGCTGTGGCGTCTGTTCGGCGACCGCAGCCAGCACCCGCTTCTGCGCACATGGCCGGAAGACCAGATGATGGACGCCCGCATCCTGTCGCGGATGATCGAACGGGCGCAGAAGAAGGTCGAAGAGCATCACTTCGAGATGCGCAACCACGTCCTCAAGTACGACGACGTGCGCAACAAGCAGCGCGAGGTGATCTACGCGGAGCGACGCCGCGTGCTCCGCGGCGCCGACCTGCGCGAGACCATCCTCGGCTTTCTGCGCCATACGGTCAGCGACGCCGTGCGGATGTTCTGCTCGGAGGCGGCGGCGGCGCAAGACTGGGACCTGGACGAGCTCTACAACGGTCTCGATCAGTACTTCCCACTCTCGCGGTACGCTCAACCCTCGGACCTGACGGGTAGGTCGCGCGCCGATGTTGAGGATTTCCTCCTCGAGCTGGTGGAGAAAGCCTATGCCGACAAGGAGAGTGAGCTCGTGGAGGCGTTCGGCGACGAGTCCGCTATGCGCGAGCTCGAGCGCCGCGTCGCGCTTCAGGTCGTGAACCAGAAGTGGATGGAGCACCTGGCGAATATGGACTACCTGCAGGAGGGCATTAACCTTCGAGGGTACGGCCAACAGGATCCGCTCGTCGTCTACAACAAGGAAGCCTTCGAGATGTTCGAGGACATGCAGCACTCGATCCAGGACGAGATCGCGCGTTTCATGTTCCACGTGCAGCCGGTCGTCGAGACGCGCCCGCGTCCGCGGCAGTACACTCCCCTCCCGGCCGACGATGGGGGCCAGGCGTCGACTGCCGGGGTCGCGGGCCCGCGCGCGCAGCGTAAGCTCGGGCGCAACGATGCGTGCTGGTGCGGCAGCGGCAAGAAGTACAAGCACTGCCATTACCCGGACTGA
- the queG gene encoding tRNA epoxyqueuosine(34) reductase QueG: MCSTLADEVKRQAGALGFELCGIARCEPSAFRAEVTRWLEGGRHGEMGYMARDPERRLDPARVLPGAHSIVSVGMNYYAGPDEPGPTTAVFARYARNLDYHDVMAGRLRGLLAWLRERCGPGADGRVYVDTGPLLEREVACRAGLGWFGKNTMLINTRRGSYFLLGELLTTVALAPDAPARGGCGACTRCIDACPTGAIVRPYQVDARLCISYLTIEQKGSIPGHLAERMGARVFGCDICQEVCPFNERRAVATAEPALMPRESTSRVNVTDLLALGDEAFREGYRKSPVKRAKRRGLLRNAAAALSSREDAQAIAALEHALTDPEPLVSEQARRSLEAIRARR, translated from the coding sequence ATGTGCAGCACACTGGCCGACGAGGTGAAACGCCAGGCGGGCGCCCTCGGCTTCGAGTTGTGCGGTATCGCCCGCTGCGAGCCGTCGGCGTTCCGGGCCGAGGTGACGCGATGGCTGGAGGGCGGCCGCCACGGCGAGATGGGCTACATGGCCCGCGATCCCGAGCGTCGCCTGGACCCGGCGCGCGTTCTCCCCGGTGCGCACAGCATCGTCTCCGTCGGCATGAACTACTACGCCGGTCCCGACGAGCCCGGCCCGACCACGGCGGTGTTCGCGCGCTACGCCCGCAACCTCGACTACCACGACGTGATGGCGGGCCGCCTGCGCGGCCTGCTCGCCTGGCTGCGCGAGCGCTGCGGGCCAGGGGCCGACGGGCGGGTCTACGTCGACACCGGGCCCCTGCTGGAGCGCGAGGTCGCTTGTCGTGCCGGCCTTGGCTGGTTCGGCAAGAACACGATGCTGATCAACACGCGCCGGGGCTCCTACTTCCTGCTCGGCGAGCTGCTGACCACCGTCGCGCTCGCCCCGGACGCGCCTGCCCGCGGAGGCTGCGGCGCCTGCACGCGGTGCATCGACGCCTGTCCCACCGGCGCGATCGTCCGCCCCTATCAGGTGGACGCGCGGCTCTGCATCTCCTATCTGACCATCGAGCAAAAGGGGTCCATCCCAGGACACCTGGCCGAGCGAATGGGCGCCCGCGTCTTCGGCTGCGACATCTGCCAGGAGGTGTGTCCGTTCAACGAGCGCCGCGCCGTTGCCACCGCCGAGCCAGCCCTCATGCCGCGCGAGTCCACGAGCCGTGTGAACGTGACCGACCTGCTCGCGCTGGGAGACGAGGCGTTTCGTGAGGGCTATCGGAAGAGCCCGGTGAAGCGCGCGAAGCGCCGGGGCCTCCTGCGGAACGCCGCAGCAGCCCTCTCCTCGCGGGAAGATGCCCAGGCCATTGCCGCTCTGGAGCACGCGTTGACCGACCCCGAGCCGCTGGTGAGCGAACAAGCGCGGCGGTCCCTGGAAGCGATCCGCGCTCGCCGCTGA
- the rodA gene encoding rod shape-determining protein RodA: MIDTRLRKNLDWALVLFVLAIVVIGLATLYSASRDNPGRYFQKQLLWVVIGLGCMALGATIDHARLPRFAGSFYLLTIFLLVLVMVVAQEVKGATRWIPIGSFQFQPSEFAKLMMIVCLATYLTHRQERMHQIGTLVSSFVYVGVPALLIFKQPDLGTALVLIAIWFGMTYIAGARVRHLVLFLAAGAAIFAGMWFAGVLKDYQKSRLVAFVNPRADPKEAGYHVLQSRIAVGSGQLWGKGFRHGTQVQGRFIPESHTDFIFTVLAEEGGFFASALVVLLYGGVLLRGTVTIAQAEDTLGRLLAAGIVSLFAFHVLENIGMTIGIMPVAGVPLPLFSYGGSAMLLNMAAVGVLVGIGMRRHGLVF; this comes from the coding sequence GTGATCGACACGCGTCTGCGAAAGAACCTGGACTGGGCCCTCGTCCTCTTCGTGCTCGCGATCGTCGTCATCGGGCTCGCGACGCTCTACAGCGCCTCGCGCGACAACCCCGGGCGCTACTTCCAGAAACAACTCCTCTGGGTGGTGATCGGCCTCGGCTGCATGGCCCTTGGCGCCACCATCGACCACGCGCGGCTGCCCCGGTTCGCGGGATCCTTCTATCTGCTGACGATCTTCCTCCTGGTACTGGTCATGGTCGTCGCCCAGGAGGTGAAAGGCGCGACGCGGTGGATCCCCATCGGCTCCTTTCAGTTTCAGCCTTCTGAGTTCGCCAAGCTGATGATGATCGTCTGCCTTGCGACCTATCTGACGCACCGTCAGGAGAGGATGCACCAGATCGGGACGCTGGTGAGCTCCTTCGTCTACGTCGGCGTGCCCGCGCTGCTCATCTTCAAGCAACCGGACCTGGGCACTGCGCTGGTGCTCATCGCGATCTGGTTCGGGATGACCTACATCGCCGGCGCGCGCGTGCGGCACCTGGTGTTGTTCCTCGCGGCGGGCGCCGCCATCTTCGCGGGCATGTGGTTCGCGGGCGTGCTGAAGGACTACCAGAAGAGCCGCCTGGTCGCCTTCGTGAACCCACGGGCCGACCCGAAGGAGGCGGGCTACCACGTGCTCCAGTCGCGCATCGCCGTGGGCTCCGGTCAACTCTGGGGCAAGGGCTTTCGCCACGGTACGCAGGTCCAGGGGCGCTTCATTCCCGAGAGCCACACAGACTTCATCTTCACGGTGCTCGCCGAAGAGGGCGGCTTCTTCGCGTCGGCGCTCGTCGTGCTGCTCTACGGGGGCGTCCTGCTGCGCGGGACGGTCACCATCGCGCAGGCCGAGGACACGCTCGGGCGCCTGCTTGCGGCGGGTATCGTGTCGCTCTTCGCGTTCCACGTGTTGGAGAACATCGGCATGACCATCGGGATCATGCCGGTGGCCGGCGTGCCGCTGCCGCTGTTCTCCTATGGCGGCAGCGCCATGCTGCTCAACATGGCCGCCGTTGGAGTGCTGGTCGGCATCGGAATGCGACGACACGGGCTGGTCTTCTGA
- a CDS encoding sugar phosphate isomerase/epimerase, producing the protein MAAIPVALQLYTVRDETARDFVGTLRKVADLGYAGVELAGTGGLAAAELRRLLGDLGLQVAGSHVGMEQLAGGLPAALDYNAELGNPWVVCPYLPEDRRGDAAAWRAVGAWFDTVGAACRERDMQFCYHNHAFEFARHDGQLGLDLLFGSSSPDLVKSELDTYWVRHGGQDPAAYIRRYAGRVPLVHLKDMAAGEQRTFAEVGEGIMDFDAIFAASTESGVAWYIVEQDVCQRPSLESAAISLRNLRQRGIA; encoded by the coding sequence ATGGCCGCGATCCCCGTCGCATTGCAGTTGTACACGGTTCGTGACGAGACGGCGCGTGACTTCGTCGGCACGCTGCGCAAGGTGGCCGACCTGGGTTACGCCGGCGTCGAGTTGGCCGGCACGGGCGGGCTGGCGGCCGCGGAGCTCCGCCGCCTGCTTGGCGATCTGGGCCTGCAGGTCGCGGGGAGCCATGTCGGCATGGAGCAGCTCGCGGGCGGCCTCCCGGCGGCGCTCGACTACAACGCCGAGCTCGGGAACCCGTGGGTCGTCTGCCCGTACCTTCCGGAGGACCGGCGCGGTGACGCGGCCGCGTGGCGCGCGGTAGGGGCATGGTTCGACACGGTCGGCGCAGCATGTCGCGAGCGCGACATGCAGTTCTGCTACCACAACCATGCCTTCGAGTTTGCGCGCCACGACGGCCAGCTCGGCCTGGACCTCCTGTTCGGCTCGAGCAGCCCCGACCTGGTGAAGTCCGAGCTCGACACCTACTGGGTGCGCCATGGCGGCCAGGACCCGGCCGCGTACATTCGCCGGTACGCGGGCCGCGTGCCGCTGGTGCACCTGAAGGACATGGCGGCCGGGGAGCAGCGCACGTTCGCGGAGGTGGGCGAGGGCATCATGGACTTTGACGCCATCTTCGCGGCCTCCACCGAGTCAGGCGTCGCCTGGTACATCGTGGAGCAGGACGTCTGCCAGCGCCCGTCGCTGGAGAGCGCGGCCATCAGCCTGCGAAACCTGAGGCAGCGCGGCATCGCGTGA
- a CDS encoding zinc-binding dehydrogenase → MLSTAIHFTGQDAVQVVRERAVHPGPDEVLIAARRSLISTGTEGICLSRLFEPGSHWDRWVQYPFAPGYSMVGQVVAVGQNVTRFRGLDRVAVRAPHQQYVTVNAARAVPVPEGVPDEDAAWFALGAITQIGVRRAAHALGESVAVIGLGPLGQLVTQYARLLGARTVIAVDTAESRLQVAERHGATALVRATAADAAEEVVRLADGLGVEVAYDVTGNAAVFPNALRMLRRFGRLVLLGDTGTPSEQHLTSDLITRGLVVLGAHDNNPPPAATDHAPWSHEAMWRLFFTYLRRGDMRVSDLITHRADPRDAPSVYALLRERRAETMGVVFDWSGV, encoded by the coding sequence ATGCTGTCGACCGCTATCCACTTCACTGGGCAGGACGCCGTGCAGGTCGTCCGTGAGCGGGCTGTCCATCCCGGGCCCGACGAGGTGCTCATCGCCGCCCGGCGCTCGCTGATCAGCACGGGCACGGAGGGAATCTGCCTCTCACGCCTCTTCGAGCCAGGCTCGCACTGGGACCGCTGGGTTCAGTACCCGTTCGCGCCCGGCTACAGCATGGTCGGGCAGGTCGTGGCGGTCGGCCAGAACGTCACCCGATTCCGCGGCCTGGACCGCGTGGCGGTGCGCGCTCCGCACCAGCAGTACGTCACGGTGAACGCCGCGCGCGCGGTGCCGGTGCCCGAGGGCGTGCCCGACGAGGATGCCGCCTGGTTTGCCCTGGGCGCCATCACGCAGATTGGTGTTCGGCGGGCCGCGCACGCGCTCGGCGAGAGCGTCGCGGTGATCGGGCTCGGGCCTCTCGGCCAGCTCGTGACGCAGTATGCGCGCTTGCTCGGCGCGCGCACGGTGATCGCCGTCGACACGGCCGAGAGCCGGCTTCAGGTGGCGGAGCGCCATGGCGCGACCGCGCTGGTGCGCGCGACGGCCGCCGATGCCGCCGAGGAGGTGGTTCGGCTCGCCGACGGCCTGGGGGTCGAGGTCGCCTATGACGTGACGGGGAACGCGGCGGTCTTCCCGAACGCCCTGCGCATGCTCCGCCGATTCGGGCGGCTCGTGCTGCTCGGCGACACCGGCACACCATCGGAGCAGCACCTCACCTCGGACCTGATCACCCGGGGCCTGGTGGTGCTAGGTGCGCACGACAACAACCCGCCGCCGGCAGCGACGGACCACGCCCCCTGGAGCCACGAGGCGATGTGGCGCCTCTTCTTCACCTACCTGCGGCGCGGCGACATGCGCGTCTCGGACCTGATCACGCACCGCGCGGACCCGCGCGACGCGCCGAGCGTCTACGCGCTGCTGCGGGAACGGCGGGCCGAGACGATGGGCGTGGTGTTCGATTGGAGCGGCGTCTGA
- the thyX gene encoding FAD-dependent thymidylate synthase produces the protein MPTDLPPAVHGADTGFPFVPSPVLRTRGGTPYLRDPGVHVIARPEVHLASLGEFLGGFDQALGFADYLEDPTPLPPGAQVCKVAGQLCYASFGPRRTHNRDARRYFENILSSGHGSVLEHACFTLLCYGISRSVTHELVRHRAGFGYSQLSQRYVSGKALRFVERPEYAGDPELHALFEGRVDRASAEYDELASALVARQRAGDGILGGEARTDLRKKVRQTARSVLPNETEAPIVVTGNARAWRHFVEMRASAHAETEIRALAVRVHGCLAAADRYLFGDYELDPLPDGTHAVKTSHPKV, from the coding sequence ATGCCGACCGACCTCCCGCCCGCCGTGCACGGCGCCGACACGGGGTTTCCCTTCGTGCCCTCGCCCGTGCTCCGCACCCGAGGCGGAACGCCCTACCTGCGCGATCCCGGCGTCCACGTGATCGCGCGTCCCGAGGTGCACCTCGCCAGCCTCGGCGAGTTCCTCGGCGGCTTCGATCAGGCGCTCGGGTTCGCCGACTACCTGGAGGATCCGACGCCGCTGCCGCCTGGCGCGCAGGTCTGCAAGGTAGCGGGCCAACTCTGCTACGCCTCCTTCGGTCCGCGTCGCACGCACAACCGCGACGCCCGGCGCTACTTCGAGAACATCCTCTCGTCAGGCCATGGCAGCGTCCTGGAGCACGCGTGCTTCACGCTGCTCTGCTACGGAATCTCGCGCAGCGTCACGCACGAGCTCGTACGCCACCGGGCTGGCTTTGGATACTCGCAGCTCAGCCAGCGCTACGTGTCCGGCAAGGCGCTGCGGTTCGTCGAGCGGCCGGAGTACGCCGGCGACCCGGAGCTGCACGCTCTCTTCGAGGGGCGCGTCGACCGCGCCTCCGCGGAGTACGACGAGCTGGCCTCGGCGCTGGTCGCGCGCCAGAGGGCCGGGGACGGCATCCTCGGCGGCGAGGCGCGCACGGACCTGCGCAAGAAGGTGCGGCAGACCGCGCGGTCCGTTCTGCCGAACGAGACCGAGGCCCCGATCGTGGTCACCGGCAACGCGCGCGCCTGGAGGCACTTCGTGGAAATGCGTGCGAGCGCGCACGCCGAGACCGAAATCCGCGCGCTCGCGGTGCGCGTCCACGGCTGCCTGGCGGCGGCCGACCGTTACCTGTTCGGCGACTACGAGCTCGACCCGCTGCCGGATGGCACGCACGCCGTGAAGACGTCGCACCCCAAGGTCTGA